The following proteins are encoded in a genomic region of Stutzerimonas balearica DSM 6083:
- a CDS encoding ammonium transporter, translating into MDSTALIPVQYGLDTFYFVICGALVMWMAAGFAMLESGLVRAKNTAEILTKNIVLYAVASIMYLLIGYYIMYSSPEGGILPSLGLLIGDEHAVDLVAAGGEDAPYYSARADFFFQVVFAATCMSVVSGAVAERMKLWAFIAFAVVMTGFIYPIQGFWKWGGGFLDAAGFLDFAGSGLVHMAGATAALTGVLLLGPRKGKYGPNGQINAIPGANLPLATLGAFILWMGWFGFNGGSQLKMSTIEDANAVAQVFTNTNMAAAGGLIAALITARLLFGKSDLTMVLNGALAGLVAITAEPLTPSALQATMIGAVGGVLVVFSILTLDKLRIDDPVGAISVHGVAGIWGLLAVPLTNADGSFAAQLLGVASIFAWVFVASLVVWGILKAVIGLRVSEEEEYEGVDVVECGLEAYPEFTKH; encoded by the coding sequence ATGGATAGCACGGCACTGATACCCGTCCAGTACGGACTCGATACCTTCTACTTCGTCATCTGCGGCGCGCTGGTCATGTGGATGGCGGCCGGCTTCGCCATGCTGGAATCCGGCCTGGTGCGAGCGAAGAACACCGCCGAGATACTGACCAAGAACATCGTGCTCTACGCGGTGGCCTCGATCATGTACCTGCTGATCGGCTACTACATCATGTATTCCAGCCCCGAGGGCGGCATCCTGCCGAGCCTGGGGCTGCTGATCGGCGACGAGCATGCGGTCGACCTGGTTGCCGCCGGTGGCGAGGACGCACCCTACTATTCGGCTCGGGCGGACTTCTTCTTCCAGGTGGTGTTCGCCGCGACCTGCATGTCGGTTGTTTCCGGTGCGGTTGCCGAGCGCATGAAGCTGTGGGCCTTCATCGCCTTCGCAGTGGTGATGACCGGCTTCATCTACCCGATCCAGGGCTTCTGGAAGTGGGGCGGTGGCTTCCTCGATGCGGCCGGCTTCCTCGACTTCGCCGGCTCGGGCCTGGTGCACATGGCCGGCGCCACCGCGGCGCTGACCGGGGTTCTGCTGCTTGGCCCGCGCAAGGGCAAGTACGGCCCCAATGGCCAGATCAATGCCATCCCCGGTGCCAACCTGCCGCTGGCGACCCTCGGTGCCTTCATTCTCTGGATGGGCTGGTTCGGCTTCAACGGCGGCTCGCAGCTGAAGATGAGCACCATCGAGGATGCCAATGCGGTGGCTCAGGTGTTCACCAACACCAACATGGCCGCAGCCGGTGGCCTGATCGCAGCGCTGATCACCGCGCGGCTGCTGTTCGGCAAGTCCGATCTGACCATGGTCCTCAACGGTGCGCTGGCCGGTCTGGTGGCGATCACCGCAGAGCCGCTGACGCCCAGCGCTTTGCAGGCGACCATGATCGGCGCCGTGGGTGGCGTGCTGGTGGTGTTCAGCATTCTCACCCTGGACAAGCTGCGCATCGACGATCCGGTCGGCGCCATCTCGGTGCACGGCGTGGCCGGCATCTGGGGCCTGCTGGCAGTGCCGCTGACCAATGCCGACGGCAGCTTCGCCGCGCAGCTGCTGGGCGTGGCCTCGATCTTTGCCTGGGTCTTCGTCGCCAGCC